Genomic DNA from Hypomesus transpacificus isolate Combined female chromosome 19, fHypTra1, whole genome shotgun sequence:
AGTTCAAGTACAGTTAAGGTAAAAGCCCTCCGCTCTGAAAACAGGCAAATATGTGACATGTTAGCATTACTGTAGCCTAACATTCGTGTGGAATAATAATATTGATCAATTATCTATGTCATGCAGGTTTTGTCTGTCAGAGACTAGTTGTCCTCAGGAAGATCACTTTCCACCCAGCCTGTGTGTGAAAGTGAACGGGAAGCCGTGTAACCTCCCGGTAGGAAGTGCTCCAGCTCTGTCTACAACCTACAACACACCAACTGGGTCACAACATTGTTACTTAAGTGTTACTGTTGGGACTAAAGACTACATATTGAGTCTCAAAATGAGCATTGTTACTGATCACAGCACACACGCATGGCACCTCTCCACTAGGCTTGGAGAGCCTGTCATCTTTGACTGTGTGCTGGCTGTCCCTGCTTTTATTGTTACTGAGATGATTCCTGACTATCTATAAAAAGAAAATCTTCTCTCACCCTTTCATACAACGATGATAAGACATCCCACTGCTCTTCCTTTGGATTTCTCTATCCCCATGTCCTTCTGTATGTCTAACGCTTGACCCCTACCATGTGTTTCCTTAACCTCCATCACCCTTTCATTCAAAGATGTTGACATCTCTGTCATTCTGTCTCACCCTATGTCCCTTCCCAGGGCTATCTTCCTCCTACCAAAAATGGTGTGGAGCCCAAAAGGCCCAGCCGGCCCATCAACATCACCTCACTGGTCCGATTGTCCACCACGGTCCCTAACACCATTCTGGTATCATGGACGGCTGAGATCGGCCGGGTAAGAAGAGGCTGAGGTCTAATAAAGACACCTCAATCCTCAGTGGCATTCTGTGCTCAAGCTGGACTTCCTGCCGAGGACAAATGTCAGCTACGCAATATTTGCACAATAGAGTCGTTCTAACAAGTCTCATCTTGATTGAATGCataggcttgtgtgtgtacgtgcgcaaAGTATTTGAGAATGTAATGTTCAAATGTGCACAAACGCGTGTCCGCAAATATTTGTCATGTTTCATGTGTGCGTTTCATGTGCTGGGGATGTTCACAGAGCTACTCCATGGCGGTCTACCTGGTCAAGCAGCAGACGTCCACAGTGCTGCTACAGAGACTACGCTCCAAAGGAATCAGAAACCCAGACCACTCCAGAGCCCTCAGTAAGAACATGTAGCATGATGTGCTACCTGAGCATGCTAAGGAGTGTGCTAAGCTACATGCTTAGTGTGTTTCTAGGGATTTAGCCAAAGGAAACCGTCTCTGACAGATGGTTACCAAATACAGAAGCCACCACATTTGTCTGTGCGCGCTGTGCTTCTAGGATTCCAGTCTGGTTTACAGGTTCAGCAACTCTTCAGCAAGTGTAGGATTCCATTATATGCTGAAATTGCTCTGGGAGTTGTTTATAGGGTGAAGATGAAAagtggagaaaggaggaggaggaggagaaaggcgcCATTGAGAGGGGTTGGTTGCGTTCGGTAAATCTGTAATgtgctgtgtgttgttgtgttctctcctccccttcagtCAAAGAGAAGTTGACAGCAGACCCAGACAGTGAGATCGCTACCACTAGTCTACGTGTGTCGTTACTTTGCCCggtaaaacaaaacacacatggtTCCACTTGTTCCACGTCTTTGTTCATCCTTGAACCCCCTATCATGTGTATCTTGTTTCAGAGAGTGTATATTCGACCCATCCACAAacctctgcctctgtgcttaATGCAGCTGGCCACTTGTCTCCTTAATCCCATGAATTTACctcgactgtgtgtgtttgtgtgtgtgtgtgtgtgtttgtatgcagcTGGGAAAGATGCGCCTAACGATCCCATGCAGGGCGCTGACGTGCTCCCACCTGCAGTGCTTTGACGCCACTCTTTACATCCAGATGAATGAGAAGAAGCCCACCTGGGTGTGTCCCGTGTGTGACAAGAAGGCCCCATACCAGCACCTCATCATCGACGGGTGAGAGCTGCAGTGTTACTCTGAACATGACGAACAATACTCCAACTCTATTGgtcagctttaaaaaaaaaaatacaagggCTCATCTGTATGTCTCTCCCAGGTTATTCATGGAGATTCTCAACACCTGTATAGACTGTGACGATATCCAGTTTAAGGAGGATGGCAACTGGGCCCCCATGAGGTCAAAGAGGGAAGTGCAAGAAGTGTCCTCAGCTCCATGTAACGGTGTGGAAGGTGAGAAACAGCCGGGTAGTTCAACACCACAAGTGGCCGTGCGAGTGTGTAAATCGCTCATGCGGTCTCCACCACACCTTTGTCATGCGAGGACacaattctttctctctcacacacacaaacacgctctctctaactccccccccccccccttcaggcTCTTGTCGGACTCCAGCCGGGGGAGAACACAGTGTGGTGTCCCACAGCACCAGTGACGGTGCTCAcaggaggcaggtggaggtgatTGACCTGACCCTGGACAGCTCCTCCTCTGAGGAGAGTGAAGACCAGCCTCCCCCACCCAAGAGGGTCTGCCCATCCCTGTCGCCCACCTCGCCACCCCCCATCAGCAATGGGTGAGGCCCGAGAGGGCATTGTGAAATAATTCCCTGTTTCAGCTGAGCACACAAGCACCAATCATATACATTTACCACAGATGGACTCCAATCAGTTGAACACAAATCTTAAGGATGAtcaatgggagaaaaaaaagagttgaAAAAAAATAGCATGTCATCGCTTCTGCCTATACATCTTCTTACTCTCTATGttgaacccccccctccctctttttcttgtgtatgtgtgtagagtgtTGAACCTGCACCACCAAGCATCCCCAGTGAGCCGTACCCCCAGCATGCAGGCGGTAGACAGCAGCTACATCCCTCCAGTACCACCCCTCATCCAGGACTACCGGCAGTACTACACACCCAACGACCTGTCGGGTAACACACCATATCTCTCATTCCAATCTTGTTTAAAAACAATTCTCATATAGAAATCATGAACCAAATTAATCTTGTATTTGATTTAGCAGATCTGAATTTCTTCTCCTTCCTGCAAGGTGACAATCAGGTACAGTATGTTTCATCCATTCAAAATCTAGTATCAAACTGTACAGTATGACCACCGCCCTTACTGACAACAGGCAATGGCTTGTCAACTGTATTTAttctcccttgtgtgtgtgaatgtgtagcATTACAACATGGTGATGGCGGCAGCGGCGGCCGCCTCAGCATCAGATGACCATGAGCTGCTCCTCAACCGATTCCTGCCAttcggctcctcctcctcacagctgTTCCTGGACCAATCGAGCGTCGCTTCCGCCAGCTCGGTGCCCCTGGTCACTCATGGCAGCAGCAGCTcaagcagcagtagcagcagcctGGTGTCCTCCAGCAGCCTCAGAGACAGCACGCTCCCCCACAGCAGCCTCAGAGACAGCACGCTCCCCCACAGCAGCCACAGAGACAGCACGCTCCCCCACAGCAGCCACAGAGACAGCACGCTCCCCCACAGCAGCCTCAGAGACAGCACGCTCCCCCACAGCAGCCTCAGAGACAGCACGCTCCCCCTAAGCAGCCTCAGAGACAGCATGCTCCCCCACAGCAGCCTCAGAGACAGCACGCTCCCCCTAAGCAGCCTCAGAGACAGCATGCTCCCCCACAGCAGCCTCAGAGACAGCACGCTCCCCCTAAGCAGCCTCAGAGACAGCACGCTCCCCCTAAGCAGCCTCAGAGACAGCATGCTcccccacagcagcagcagcacacacttgcacacacactctggcgtAATGGGCaggaccagctccgaagtggcgGCCACAGCCATGTACGGCATCATGCCCGATGTCATATCGCTTGACTGACCACTGTAGACTGAAGCAACCTGTTCTACAACAGCGGTCAGCGATCATGAGATTATTTTTGTGACTAAGCTGCTGGACTGATATGAGCTTTAAGAGCTGTCAGGGTAAATGTTGTGGAGGACCCTTTACCTGACCCCCGATTGACCTGGAAACAGTTCTGCAGTTTGTTTCAAACACCAAGTGGCTAGATTGGCCACAAATCAATTAATTGTCTGAGGTCTGTGGCTTGGTCACTGAACTCAGTATGACTGAAGTGCTACACTGGTACCATTTTGGCAAGAACTGCCTCGAGCTGAAAAAAGGAATTTTTATATGAAAATTGACGTTGTGTAAAGAGAACTAAATCTATTTTCCTCTTTTACTTTTGTACATTAACTAAAGACTTTCTCCTGTCCAAAAGAGTTACTTCAATGGACATTTTGAAGTGGACGCCAAAGCTTTTTTTGGTTTACACCGCATTATAAAATGTTCATTGCTTGCAAATCACAGCATTTTTTATATGTTTATTTTCCTTTCAACGGATTCCATTTCTAATGTAATCCTTGTCACACGCATCCATGATATTACTTTTCTCTGCATCTGTGTTATTACTCTCAAATGTGATTCACAAACCTGACACTGTCCTCCATCTAAGGAAAGGTAGATCCAAAAGACCTTAAGATAGTTTGGATGGTTCCAATGAACAAATTTACTCTCCAAAGTGGATCTCTATACATCTGTTCCTGTacctattatttttattattcatATAACTTATCTAACACAATGTATAAACTATTAAATGCATTCACGGGGCCTTcaggttatgtgacagggaAAGTGTATAGATTAAACCTTTTTTTCAAAGAGCTGAAGAAGTTAATGGAAGTTTAAGGTGTGATCGTGAGGGTGTGATTGATTGATTTAGATACATCTTCTCAATCCTCAACCATCTCAATAGGAACTAAAAGGCTGTCTTAGTCTTATCAGTATTTCAACTTGAATGACCGTAAACCTTTTTCTGAAAATATCTGTCCTCTGATATTTAGGCTCTTTTAGTTTTTCAGGACAACTTATAATTTGGCTACTTTTACTTTGAGCCTTTTCAGTCTCTATTTATTTTGCTAACCCCTGCTTTAGCAAAATGCCAAAAAAAACTGACTACGTATGGAAACTCAGTGCAGGTTAATCTGTATGGGACAATGTGACATTGCTTTCAGTCAAGTATTTTCAAATTCTTTGTTGAGTCTCTGCCACCAATTTAACTCTTGTCCAATTATTTTAGTGCAAGTTTTTCAGAAATTAAATGACTGTTCAAATATAATCTAACTACCATTGGTGAAGATAAGCTTTGGAAGAGAGACTTGATTTTCAATATTGGATGTAGCAGTAAGATATGATAAAGAACCCCATTTGTTTTACAGCCCTTCACATATCTTTCCTTTTAATAACGGAACACAACAACTTGACCCGCATGTTAGGTTTAGGTGTCTTTAGATTGTCTCTAGATTTACCCTACTGCCACCATTGGTGATGTGAGGTGAACAATATAAAGTTAGGGATCCCATGAGGACAGTTGCTTCTAGGGCGGGAagttttctctcccccccctctccctctctctctctctctctctctctctctctgtatctctctcactctctgtgtctctctgatgAATTTAAAGTGAAACATTATATGTCAGACAGCTGCTTATATAAACATGGACCATTCTTGCCAAAGTTAAACAACAGCTGTGTTAGCTGTTTTGAATTTTAGCATTTTTCAGTAACATGTGGTTGCAGAGAGTCAGGTATCAgtacagcactgagaatagaAAGCACAGGGTTTGCTTCAGATGTGGGGATGACTGAAGACTTTCCAAAGTATTTTTCCCTGTCGTTGCTCCAAGGCCTTAAAGGTAGACACAATCTTTTGAAATCCAGCACAATGTGCAGGATGTATCCAAGTAGCTTTCTGCTCCTTCCCCATTGGGTGTATGGTACATACTAACCAATGAATACAGAATACAGAGGTATTCCTATACAGCTTTGTTATTGTTCATGCAAAAGCACCCTGAAGTCCCATCTCCCTCTGCAAATAATAGATAAAGAACAGCCATTTTCCATCTAactttgtctctgtctgacacacacatacacacacacactcttagttGACACTTCAGCTCTAGAATATTGGCTCTCTACATGACCATATGCTGTATTTTACCATGTTGTgcagtatttttatttattttgtaatttatatatgtatataatatatttttacACTTTGTTGATACACATGGATAtgtaaaagagaaaaaaagcgtttcaaagttTGTCGTTTATTTAGTTGTGTTTGGACAGTGCTGTACTGTCAATTGTAGCTTTTATCATTCACATACATCAATTTATATTTATGTGTATTGCAACAGTTATCTGGCTTTTTCATAATGTCCCTGGTACTCAACCAATGATGGGACACAATGTTTGCAGTAAGCCTACAATTTGAAAGAAACGGATCGCTTAAATGAACGTATTTATTTGAACGTATTCACTGGTCTCAGAAAAGTCCTACATTAATTGCACAACAATATACCTATTTACCTTTACTTTGTCAAAGAGCAAGACCTCGCTGAATGTATCCCCATTagaacttttttatttactgtatGCATGgtataacaccccccccccccccaaacccaaaTAGGATTAAGTGGAGAGCTGGTGTCACGAGTAACCATAACAATGTATTTGAATACCCCCTGAAAAGTGAATGAACATGTTGCTGCTCATGATTTAAGACAGTATGACTGTTCTGTGTTAGAAAAAGGGAAATGTTATAATGTCTTGTTTGAATTTCTAAACATTTAAACCATTTTGGAGAAAAAAGAATTGTGCAAAAGTGGAAATTGAATGTTTTACTGTCTTGTATCCAAAAATGAGAGAATTTATTGAAAATGGTGTTGGTCTACTTTAAAGGGAGTCTACTTTAAAAGTCTTTAAAAATGAACTAACTTAATCTAAACTCAGATTAGTATTCACTCACTGCCTTAACTTCACAGATTCAGTTTTCATGTCTCCCTtgtaagagaaagaaaaggcttTTCTAGACAAGGAAAATACTTGTAGGACCAATGCCAGTTCGTGTCAGCGCAGGCAATACACTGACAAGTTGTATAAAGTACTGAGTTAATATTTATTACTTGCATTGGATGACGTT
This window encodes:
- the pias1a gene encoding E3 SUMO-protein ligase PIAS1 isoform X1, encoding MAESAELKQMVMSLRVSELQVLLGYAGRNKHGRKHELLTKALQLLKAGCSPAICMKVKELYRRRFPTKMVPPTEMTLPGPHHPASGGLVSGGGAVLPAGLTQLAYEGHAGAPSPTALLPLSLLGPGKHELSSLTASGHHLGSAAAATLHPVHPDVKLQKLPFYDMLDELIKPTSIASDNSQRFQETCFAFALTPQQVQQISSSMDNSGTKCDFSVQVQLRFCLSETSCPQEDHFPPSLCVKVNGKPCNLPGYLPPTKNGVEPKRPSRPINITSLVRLSTTVPNTILVSWTAEIGRSYSMAVYLVKQQTSTVLLQRLRSKGIRNPDHSRALIKEKLTADPDSEIATTSLRVSLLCPLGKMRLTIPCRALTCSHLQCFDATLYIQMNEKKPTWVCPVCDKKAPYQHLIIDGLFMEILNTCIDCDDIQFKEDGNWAPMRSKREVQEVSSAPCNGVEGSCRTPAGGEHSVVSHSTSDGAHRRQVEVIDLTLDSSSSEESEDQPPPPKRVCPSLSPTSPPPISNGVLNLHHQASPVSRTPSMQAVDSSYIPPVPPLIQDYRQYYTPNDLSADLNFFSFLQGDNQHYNMVMAAAAAASASDDHELLLNRFLPFGSSSSQLFLDQSSVASASSVPLVTHGSSSSSSSSSSLVSSSSLRDSTLPHSSLRDSTLPHSSHRDSTLPHSSHRDSTLPHSSLRDSTLPHSSLRDSTLPLSSLRDSMLPHSSLRDSTLPLSSLRDSMLPHSSLRDSTLPLSSLRDSTLPLSSLRDSMLPHSSSSTHLHTHSGVMGRTSSEVAATAMYGIMPDVISLD
- the pias1a gene encoding E3 SUMO-protein ligase PIAS1 isoform X2, whose protein sequence is MAESAELKQMVMSLRVSELQVLLGYAGRNKHGRKHELLTKALQLLKAGCSPAICMKVKELYRRRFPTKMVPPTEMTLPGPHHPASGGLVSGGGAVLPAGLTQLAYEGHAGAPSPTALLPLSLLGPGKHELSSLTASGHHLGSAAAATLHPVHPDVKLQKLPFYDMLDELIKPTSIASDNSQRFQETCFAFALTPQQVQQISSSMDNSGTKCDFSVQVQLRFCLSETSCPQEDHFPPSLCVKVNGKPCNLPGYLPPTKNGVEPKRPSRPINITSLVRLSTTVPNTILVSWTAEIGRSYSMAVYLVKQQTSTVLLQRLRSKGIRNPDHSRALIKEKLTADPDSEIATTSLRVSLLCPLGKMRLTIPCRALTCSHLQCFDATLYIQMNEKKPTWVCPVCDKKAPYQHLIIDGLFMEILNTCIDCDDIQFKEDGNWAPMRSKREVQEVSSAPCNGVEGSCRTPAGGEHSVVSHSTSDGAHRRQVEVIDLTLDSSSSEESEDQPPPPKRVCPSLSPTSPPPISNGVLNLHHQASPVSRTPSMQAVDSSYIPPVPPLIQDYRQYYTPNDLSDLNFFSFLQGDNQHYNMVMAAAAAASASDDHELLLNRFLPFGSSSSQLFLDQSSVASASSVPLVTHGSSSSSSSSSSLVSSSSLRDSTLPHSSLRDSTLPHSSHRDSTLPHSSHRDSTLPHSSLRDSTLPHSSLRDSTLPLSSLRDSMLPHSSLRDSTLPLSSLRDSMLPHSSLRDSTLPLSSLRDSTLPLSSLRDSMLPHSSSSTHLHTHSGVMGRTSSEVAATAMYGIMPDVISLD